In Paenibacillus ihbetae, the following are encoded in one genomic region:
- a CDS encoding sensor histidine kinase: MRFRIQHKMVILFSVIIFAGLISLLIVSYRITEMNMLQTVKTDMIAAKKSLDIYINQYFLLSNREPGETSLSDEAEGLSRQLSADLGSEVRLYDRDGNQLGGGASDSEGEELDAAQRGEIAYNIHFSENRATAALAYPLEAGGKTYGIVRYQKDYSQLYTASLRFKQTIQIFAAVIFLIVFVSSIIISRQITKPVRQLSKSSQQVYAGDYNIDIRVSSRDEIGELAGMFKKMVQKIREQIRIIEQERDALKKAQAQNKVFFDNATHEMKTPLTTIIGYAQIIKENGFTEREFFERGLDSIIREGKRLNQTVIEMLTLAQASSAQTEYRMEPVNLGELVLETSEELQIKAAKYGIRIQTSAQDKLYVMGDRNRLKEVIINLLDNAINYGRVNSAVRVDVFKEGEAPILQVADQGEGIPPAQLEHIFEPFYRVPGRKGRERGSAGLGLAIVKGIVAKHGGSIQVKSNINEGTTVTVRFAGEPNV; encoded by the coding sequence ATGAGGTTTCGGATTCAGCACAAAATGGTAATTCTGTTCTCCGTAATAATTTTTGCCGGCCTGATTTCGCTGTTAATCGTATCCTACCGGATCACAGAGATGAATATGCTGCAGACAGTCAAAACGGACATGATCGCCGCTAAGAAAAGTCTGGATATCTATATTAACCAATATTTTCTGTTGAGCAACCGCGAGCCTGGCGAGACCTCCCTTTCGGATGAAGCGGAGGGGCTGTCCAGACAGCTCAGTGCGGATCTTGGCAGTGAAGTGCGTTTATATGACCGGGATGGAAATCAATTGGGCGGAGGCGCGAGCGATAGCGAGGGAGAGGAGCTGGATGCAGCACAGCGTGGCGAAATCGCTTATAACATTCATTTCTCAGAGAATCGTGCGACTGCCGCACTGGCGTACCCGCTGGAAGCTGGTGGGAAGACCTACGGCATCGTCCGATATCAAAAGGACTATTCTCAGCTCTATACCGCCAGTCTGCGATTCAAGCAGACGATTCAAATTTTTGCTGCCGTTATTTTTCTGATTGTATTCGTCAGCTCGATCATCATTTCCAGACAAATTACGAAGCCTGTCCGCCAATTGTCCAAAAGCTCTCAGCAGGTGTATGCCGGGGATTACAACATAGATATACGTGTGTCTTCACGCGATGAAATCGGTGAATTGGCAGGCATGTTCAAGAAGATGGTGCAGAAGATCAGGGAGCAAATCCGTATCATTGAACAGGAACGAGATGCATTAAAGAAAGCTCAAGCGCAAAACAAAGTGTTTTTCGATAATGCTACGCACGAGATGAAAACTCCTTTAACAACGATCATAGGCTACGCCCAGATTATAAAGGAGAACGGGTTTACTGAGCGCGAGTTTTTTGAAAGGGGGCTGGACTCGATTATTCGGGAGGGCAAGCGGCTGAATCAAACGGTAATCGAAATGCTGACGCTGGCCCAGGCATCGTCCGCCCAAACGGAATATCGAATGGAACCGGTGAATCTCGGTGAGCTGGTTCTTGAAACGAGCGAGGAGCTGCAGATCAAAGCCGCCAAATATGGCATCCGCATTCAAACCAGCGCACAGGACAAGCTGTACGTAATGGGAGACCGCAACCGGTTAAAGGAAGTGATTATTAATCTGCTCGACAACGCTATTAATTACGGAAGGGTAAATTCTGCCGTGCGGGTTGACGTATTCAAAGAGGGGGAGGCCCCCATACTGCAGGTGGCAGACCAGGGAGAAGGGATACCGCCAGCTCAGCTGGAGCATATTTTCGAGCCGTTTTACCGCGTGCCGGGAAGGAAAGGGCGGGAGCGCGGAAGCGCCGGACTCGGCCTCGCCATTGTTAAAGGGATTGTTGCGAAGCACGGGGGGAGCATTCAAGTGAAGAGTAATATTAACGAAGGCACCACAGTTACTGTGCGTTTTGCGGGTGAGCCGAATGTTTAA
- a CDS encoding response regulator transcription factor translates to METKKILIIEDEPSISDMLAFSMRKEGYGVKTAESGREGLELFTRWKPDLLLLDLMLPDMTGFDVCRQVLEASNTPIIMLTARTDTFDRILGIESGADDYITKPFDIREVIVRIKAVFRRIELTAEAVEHMSSQVLNLGYGITLEKEKREVRKNGVPVVLTQKEYELLQCFAEHKGRVFSRSELLDKVWGFEVVIDTRTVDIHVQRIRKKLDEPNRPSLIETVFGIGYKLVQQG, encoded by the coding sequence ATGGAAACCAAAAAAATTCTTATTATAGAAGATGAGCCTTCCATATCGGATATGCTTGCCTTTTCTATGCGGAAAGAAGGATACGGAGTAAAAACAGCGGAGTCCGGAAGAGAGGGGCTAGAGCTTTTTACCCGTTGGAAGCCGGATCTGCTTTTGCTGGATTTGATGCTTCCGGATATGACGGGGTTCGACGTATGCAGACAGGTGCTTGAAGCTTCCAATACCCCTATTATCATGCTGACGGCCAGAACGGATACGTTTGACCGGATTCTGGGCATCGAATCGGGGGCGGATGACTACATTACCAAACCCTTTGATATCCGGGAGGTCATTGTGCGCATTAAGGCGGTCTTTCGGAGAATTGAATTGACAGCGGAAGCAGTGGAGCATATGTCCAGCCAAGTTCTTAACCTGGGCTATGGTATTACGCTGGAAAAGGAGAAGAGGGAAGTCCGGAAAAATGGTGTCCCGGTCGTACTCACGCAAAAGGAATATGAGCTGCTGCAATGCTTTGCGGAGCATAAGGGCCGCGTATTCTCCAGATCCGAGCTGTTGGACAAGGTATGGGGCTTCGAGGTAGTCATCGATACGAGAACCGTTGATATTCACGTACAGCGGATCCGTAAAAAACTGGATGAGCCGAACCGTCCCTCCTTAATCGAAACCGTGTTCGGAATTGGATATAAACTGGTACAGCAAGGGTGA